From the Anaerolineae bacterium genome, one window contains:
- a CDS encoding efflux RND transporter periplasmic adaptor subunit, with protein sequence MRRRKKNRTYIVALGLVAVAALAVSAWYYRGGQLSGATATEPAMRTARARLGDMRISLTGAGSLVAGAEMDIGFETSGRVTEVLVQLGDRVEAGQILARLDRADAEAQVTQAELGLRLAELKLAQLEEGPDADEVATAQANLATAQENLASLQAGPGEEELATARASLAAAEEKYRELLAGPSEEKALSARASLENARLSLQQAQIEYAEAAQDPEKSAAARAAYDRALREYEVAQASYDATMKGASQSELQSALAQVTQARNNLEKLLAGPTAAELASAEAQVASAQAKLDALLAGPTDLERESAALEVEKARFSLEQAQRQLEATELKAPIAGTITALDLTVGQTVGTGAVISLADLDHVLVRFYIDETEISLLALGQEVRVTFDALPGQNFTGQVTRIEPGLRTVSGVPVVTAWASLEVPEGSQAKFMGDMNAAVEVIAAERQGVVLVPMEAVREMGAGQYAVFVVGQDGELELRPVQVGLSDNLYYEVVSGLEPGEVVTTGTVDTGV encoded by the coding sequence ATGAGACGCAGGAAGAAGAACCGCACCTACATCGTGGCCCTGGGCTTGGTGGCGGTGGCGGCCCTGGCCGTCAGCGCCTGGTACTACCGGGGTGGGCAGCTCTCCGGCGCCACCGCCACCGAGCCCGCCATGCGCACCGCCCGTGCCCGCCTGGGCGACATGCGCATCTCCCTCACCGGTGCCGGCTCGTTGGTCGCCGGGGCCGAGATGGACATCGGCTTCGAGACCAGCGGCAGGGTGACGGAGGTCCTGGTCCAGCTGGGCGACCGGGTAGAAGCGGGGCAGATCCTGGCTCGGTTGGACCGAGCGGATGCCGAGGCACAGGTGACGCAAGCAGAGCTAGGCCTCAGATTGGCCGAGCTGAAACTGGCCCAACTGGAAGAAGGGCCAGATGCCGACGAGGTTGCCACTGCGCAAGCCAACCTGGCCACAGCGCAGGAGAACCTGGCCTCCCTGCAGGCAGGCCCCGGCGAGGAGGAGCTGGCCACGGCCCGGGCCTCTCTGGCCGCCGCCGAGGAGAAGTACCGCGAGTTGCTGGCCGGACCCTCCGAGGAGAAAGCCCTCTCCGCCCGGGCCAGCCTGGAGAACGCTCGCCTGTCCCTGCAGCAAGCTCAGATAGAGTACGCCGAGGCAGCCCAGGACCCGGAGAAGAGCGCCGCCGCACGTGCCGCCTACGACAGAGCCCTACGCGAGTACGAGGTGGCCCAGGCCAGCTACGACGCTACCATGAAGGGCGCTAGCCAGTCCGAGTTGCAGAGCGCTCTGGCCCAGGTGACTCAAGCGCGGAACAACCTGGAGAAGCTCCTCGCCGGCCCGACGGCGGCGGAGCTCGCCTCCGCCGAGGCCCAGGTGGCTTCCGCCCAGGCCAAACTGGACGCTCTCCTGGCCGGGCCGACGGATCTGGAGAGGGAGAGCGCCGCCCTGGAGGTGGAGAAGGCCCGCTTCAGCCTGGAACAGGCCCAGCGTCAGCTGGAGGCCACCGAGCTCAAGGCGCCCATCGCCGGCACCATTACCGCCCTGGACCTGACCGTCGGGCAGACAGTCGGCACCGGCGCCGTTATCAGCCTGGCCGACCTCGATCACGTTCTGGTGCGCTTCTACATAGACGAGACGGAGATCAGCCTCCTTGCCCTGGGCCAGGAAGTAAGGGTCACCTTCGATGCCCTTCCCGGCCAGAACTTCACCGGCCAGGTGACTCGCATAGAGCCAGGCCTGAGGACCGTCTCCGGGGTACCCGTGGTCACCGCTTGGGCCAGCCTGGAGGTCCCCGAAGGCAGCCAAGCCAAGTTCATGGGCGACATGAACGCTGCCGTCGAGGTCATCGCCGCCGAGCGCCAGGGAGTGGTGCTGGTACCCATGGAGGCGGTGCGGGAGATGGGGGCCGGCCAGTACGCCGTGTTCGTCGTGGGGCAAGACGGTGAGTTAGAGTTGCGTCCGGTTCAGGTGGGCCTGAGCGATAACCTATACTATGAGGTCGTCAGTGGGCTCGAGCCCGGCGAGGTGGTAACTACCGGCACAGTGGACACAGGCGTCTGA